AATGCCAGCGATATCGACAAATGTACATCGACATTTCGGATAATGTTTGGGTTTAGAGTAGCCTCTTTTGTAGTTGAAAGTGGAAGAAATACATGATTAAATGTTGTGCTTCCATAGCTCGTGTACTTATAAATCATACAGTCACTCTTGAGaatatgaaattaaaaatcaCTGCATTTATTCTAACACTTATTCTGTTCCAGTAAGAATTATTCAAACTGAATTTACTACAAAACTACAGATCAATACCCACAcataaaaaccaaaaacaagttttttcttttatttacaatagCTTCAACTAAGTATTTTGAAGCTGCTTGTTAGTTAATGCTACAATATGACTGTTTATTTCTATATGCTTAAAAAGAGGATTATATAACATAAGGATGGCCGTGGCTCCACTAACTATTCTTTTGCCGACACCTCCAAATGAAACAAGAATTAATATAAGCAGGAGGAATACCATTCGGCTAGTTATATTAGACTATTTGGGAGCTTTGAAGTCGTTTTTCAAGTTTGCTTACATTCTGATTTATATTAGGTATTATAAGTGAGCCGTCAGCGAAATTTATTAACCGGTGAATGTTTGAAGCGCTACGAGATTAATGGATGACTTAGAATGGCTCGAGAAACTGAATTTAATGACAAAAGTCCCTCTTCCACCGATGATGGTATGAGCCAGTCGCACTTTTCAGATAAActgaaaaatttgtttcaCTTTCGTAGGAATCGAGCGGCAACCGTTTCTACTAGTGTCCGAAATGATCAGAGGGATAATGATTCTGATGACTCAACCTTTGATATTAATGTTAATCAATTGAATGAATTAGATCTGAATGATAGTAGCGATCAATTGGATAGTCGTCCCAGCCTTAGACGCGTATCTTCCGCACCTGATTCTCACAAAGGAGTAGAAGCGCCTCCTCCTCGTcctttaattaatatgaGCAATATTCGAAAGGCACAGGTcaagattttaaaaaacccCGGCAACTACATTTTTGGAAGAACTGAGTACGGCAAACGAACTTATTCTGGGAATAGTACAAAAATTAGCCGAGTAGAAGTCACACCTCatagttttgaaaaaatacgTCTTCTTGGTCAGGGTGATGTGGGTAAAGTGTATCTTGTTCGCCAAAAAAGCAACCATCGGCTCTTTGctatgaaaattttaaacaaaagagaGATGATTAAAAGACACAAGGTAAACAGAGTCCTTGCAGAGCAAGAAATTTTGACCAAGAGCAAACACCCGTTCATTGTTACGTTGTATCATTCCTTCCAATCTAGGGACTATCTTTACCTTTGCATGGAGTATTGTGCAGGTGGAGAGTTTTTTCGTGCATTGCATTCCCTTCCAAAGCATATTTTACCTGAAAAGGATGCTTGTTTTTATGCAGCAGAAGTAACGGCTGCGCTGGAATATCTTCATTTAATGGGATTTATATACAGAGATTTGAAGCCggaaaatatattattgCATCAATCTGGCCATATTATGTTATCCGACTTTGATCTTTCAAAGCCAATTTCCATTGTCACACATCCAACAGTCGTACTTCCAAAACATTCTACCTTCTCACAGGAGAAACCCGCGTTAGACACTAATTCCTacttttctaattttcGCACTAATTCATTCGTTGGAACAGAGGAGTATATTGCACCAGAAGTAATCCGTAGTTGTGGTCATACTGTTGCAGTCGACTGGTGGACCCTTggtatttttatatatgaAATTCTGTATGGAACTACACCATTCAAAGGTAAAAACAGACATGCTACATTCTCTAACATTTTATACTCTGACGTTAGCTTCCCAGAGTATCATGGCGCCCCCAACGTGTCGAGTACGTGTAAGAGCTTGATCCGCAGGCTTCTTGTAAAAGATGAGTCTAAAAGATGCGGTTCTGTCGCTGGTGCCTCTGACATTAAACAGCATCCTTTTTTCCGACACATTCAATGGGCGCTGTTAAGAAGTATGAAGCCTCCCATTATTCCCAAAATCGAAGATGGTATGGAGGCAGTTGAACCTTCtgataatgataatgaagaagaggattttttaaactctCAGTACCTTATCTCTGCGAATTTACCTGCAGTTGATATGCATTCCTCTACGCCTGTTAATGAACAGAGCAATCCTTTTGACAGTTTTAGCTCTGTCACTCTTCATCATGCTGGTGATGAATAAACTTACTTTGCTATTGTGTAACCTAGAGGCCATGGAAGTTGCCTTGGCtgtaaaaagttttcaCCGTTCCCCTTTTCCCCTTTTcgttttaatttaaatagttgtcttgaaattgatgataGTAATgatcaaaatttatttataatctCAAAATGTGCTGCTATTTATTAAATCGCAACCATATGTTACATATTGCTTGTAGCTAGCTACTAACGTTAATACCTAATACCATCTTCATCTCTTGATggatattttattttatttttttttttggtaaatgGGGTAGACTTCTGGCTTCTTTTCAGTCCTAATTAAACTAATATTATAAGAATGTTAACTTATACTTTTCATCGATATTATCAAAAGTGATTTTGGATAGTAAATACGACAGTCCATTCTTGATATTGGAGCAACCGGCATTTTTCGACTACTCTTAAACTTGCTTACTTATGCtcattttattatcatttttgATATAAGTTATCAAAATGATggataaaaatatttaagatactttattaaagaaaatgaagcgTAGTTATAAAGACATTATtcgatttttgaaattaattgGAATTTCTCATTCAACAGCGATAAAGCTAGTAGATGGGATACTTCCCGTTATGATAGGACTCAAAACAAGTTATCTCGTCGATTGCgtttttttggaaatttctGAATTAAGAGAAATTATCGAATTCGTAGGCCCGGATTGCTTACGGGGCATCTATTTCACGGAGCCCATTTCACAATGTTTCGTATTGCATGTCGCAAATTGGGAAGAATGGAGTTCCATAGATTCATTGGTACCTATAGTAGTAGATTTACCttcaaaaaagcaaaatcgGCTATTGCAGTCTTGTATAACTAAACATGTGGATCGACTTTTGGACCTTTGTAAAAGAAACTTGTCAACGTTCACAATCGATATATCTTCTTCATGGCGACaaaatattattgaaaataatgaacAGAAAGAATTCGAGTGCACCAGTACAGCAATTACAGGTTGTCTACTAAATTATGGTGCTACATACAATTATGATCAcactttatttaaagataACGGCCTTTCGTGTGAAACACTTAAACTATACACTCTTGAAgttcattcaaaaaaaaaagatgtcAGTGATACTCTCATACAATTCTCTTGTGTCAACCAATTTGAGGAACCAGTTACTTCAAATATACAGCGATTGACTTCATTATACCAAACACGATGGAAGCGAATAAATAGTGAAGAAAAACGAAATTGGGAAGAATGGATAAAGCACAAATATAAGATTCCGAATGACACGAATATTGAGCtagaattttgtttttcggTCACAGATAGAAAAGAACAATCGGTGATactttagtaaaaattacACATTTGGTCCTCATAATGGTTTCAATCAACATATGATTCAAAAGGAAACTCTCAATTAACTCTAGTTGGTAATGCACAAGAAAAAGTCGAACAGatcttatttttattgcaaAGTTTCTTAACATGAAGACTCTACACTGAAAATTGCAATGCGTTACAACAAAAATGggaattttttagaagaaataaacaaaataaaggtaaaaatgatttaacGAAGATGATAATATATGAGTTgtagaagaagaaatgtttCTGAgagaaaatcaattataTGCTAATGTGTATTTGAATAGGCCAGATACTTATTAATTACTTACTCGGTCACAAATAAGCTTAATTTATAAGCGAACGTTACCTAAAGCAAGGATCAAATAATCTGATAATCTAGTTTATTCTAATTAACAGATGGTTTTATAAAACAAGTAGTCAAATCTCTTAAAAAACATGCATGCTTCACAATACAATTGTTAGCGAGTTCCTTCATTATTTCTTACTTCAGTTGAGATATGTAGTTGATTTATCTATTGAAATCACTAAAATAAccaaaataattattggTTAATAAAACTAAACTTATGTGCTAAAATTCAGCAAtcagcaaaagaaaatatttaatctTCAATCTATTTGAATATTAACAGTCGCTAGAAAATAGCTGACGCAGATTATTCATTCCGATTACTTAGCTTGCGCAACTTTTGCAATACAATAACCTAATcgtgaattttttaacggTAGTAACTGCTAATATTCActgattcttttttcttttatcttttttttttaaaaaaccgaCTAGTTGCTAAGATATCATTTACACGAATTCTTGTGGGCACGCTCCATCCTTCGTCGCTTACTGCATTCTAAGCCCGCAACCTATGTATTCTGaatgatttattaataacTGCTTTTTCGCATGTTTCCATTATAAAAATCAGTTATAAATGCGAAATCTTAATACTGAgttggatttttttgtatctTTCTCTGCCTTGAAGGAGGAGAATATATCACAGCTAAAAGTTTACTGGGCTCAAAGCAATTTGGTAGAATTGTACTATGGTAATGATTTTATTCCTAAAATCTACTAATTCGTTTTTTAGGAGAATCATTTTATATTAACATCGTATGCTCAAGGCCTATAGTTGACGAAAATGTTACTACTTGGCCAGAAAACGAGGGATTTCGGATTGAAGGGACACTTCTAGAGAGTTTAGTGGAATCTGTAACTTCAGCATCAAATTACCCAAAGGTAAACGCCTTTAGTTTAATGTGTTCTGGTATTCCATCATTCATTTGGGTTGAAGATGACAAACAATATGCTTTATGGGCTTGCTTAGCTCAATTGGGTACGTATTTTAACggttattttttcatattaGCTAACATTTACAGATAGTTATTCTTATCCAAATCACAAGCTTGAAATACATGTTTATAAACATATTCTCCCTGACTTACCTCAATCATCTGAAGTGGACAGGAACAGTGAAACAGAAGGTACACGAGAAGAAAATTCTAACACATCTGATTGGGATGAGCAAAATGAATACGTATCAGAGGTTGAGGGTGACTATAATTTATTAGGTTCACTTTCCAATGACATCCAATTTCGTTCTAATCCGCCTGTCATCTCTGGGGCTTATGTATTTGGCGAATCCGATGTTGCTAATGAACTGAAAGATCCTTCAAGGAAAACGAAAACAAGGAAGAAGGTATTTGAGTGCTCGGTCCCAGTTGTACTAAAGCTACGGTCTTATGCATTAAATGAATCAAACCAATATATAACTAGTATAGTTTCTCCCGATTCTTCGTGTGAAAATATAAGGATTCTAGGATTTAAGGCAGAAACAAATGCTGCGACGATTTCACTTTTCGCTCCTAAAACTCCTGAAAAGCTGCAAATAACACTGTCAAGTTCCGATGTCTTTACAATAATACATCTGCTCCAAATACCTGATAATATTAAGCACATCGAATTACAATGTTTTTGTAAGGTCATTGTTGCTCAAAAGTTATCCGAGACCTTAGTTGAAAGCATGCCTTTTACTTACAAACATCCACCCGTTCTTATTACTCGACGGACACCTACAAAAACTCACACCAAACAGTTGTCAAGTTCTGGAAACGTTTCTGCAGCGCAGTCTATTTCCTCACTTAATTTACTAGAGATTTCAGCCTCGTCTCCTTCATATGTACCGTCCGGTTCTTCTTTCTCTGTTCGCGCTAACCTTTACAATCCGTTGGATTTTTCTATTGATTTGTTAATACGAATTCCTCTATACTGTTACGATGACTGTCTAACTAATAAAGAGCATTCGACTTCCAAAAgcgaagaaaaaagcagCGAACTTCTCAAATACCCGAATGGTCACACTATATCCCCAGGAATTATTGCTTTATCAACGAAATTGTACACTGGTTCaatatttccaaaatgcgaaaaagattttgattTACATTTCCTTGCATATAAACCTGGTTCATACGATTTATCTTCTATTTCCATTGAAGACGTAAATCATGTTGTTCATAAGCCGCGCaaattatcaaaagaaCTGCAAATTATCGTTACATAGCATATTTAAAGTCAACTCaattcaactttttccattttttttgaatttgcaATGGTATTCATTGTTATT
This region of Schizosaccharomyces pombe strain 972h- genome assembly, chromosome: II genomic DNA includes:
- the ppk22 gene encoding serine/threonine protein kinase Ppk22, whose amino-acid sequence is MARETEFNDKSPSSTDDGMSQSHFSDKLKNLFHFRRNRAATVSTSVRNDQRDNDSDDSTFDINVNQLNELDLNDSSDQLDSRPSLRRVSSAPDSHKGVEAPPPRPLINMSNIRKAQVKILKNPGNYIFGRTEYGKRTYSGNSTKISRVEVTPHSFEKIRLLGQGDVGKVYLVRQKSNHRLFAMKILNKREMIKRHKVNRVLAEQEILTKSKHPFIVTLYHSFQSRDYLYLCMEYCAGGEFFRALHSLPKHILPEKDACFYAAEVTAALEYLHLMGFIYRDLKPENILLHQSGHIMLSDFDLSKPISIVTHPTVVLPKHSTFSQEKPALDTNSYFSNFRTNSFVGTEEYIAPEVIRSCGHTVAVDWWTLGIFIYEILYGTTPFKGKNRHATFSNILYSDVSFPEYHGAPNVSSTCKSLIRRLLVKDESKRCGSVAGASDIKQHPFFRHIQWALLRSMKPPIIPKIEDGMEAVEPSDNDNEEEDFLNSQYLISANLPAVDMHSSTPVNEQSNPFDSFSSVTLHHAGDE
- the trs65 gene encoding TRAPP complex subunit Trs65 translates to MRNLNTELDFFVSFSALKEENISQLKVYWAQSNLVELYYGESFYINIVCSRPIVDENVTTWPENEGFRIEGTLLESLVESVTSASNYPKVNAFSLMCSGIPSFIWVEDDKQYALWACLAQLDSYSYPNHKLEIHVYKHILPDLPQSSEVDRNSETEGTREENSNTSDWDEQNEYVSEVEGDYNLLGSLSNDIQFRSNPPVISGAYVFGESDVANELKDPSRKTKTRKKVFECSVPVVLKLRSYALNESNQYITSIVSPDSSCENIRILGFKAETNAATISLFAPKTPEKLQITLSSSDVFTIIHLLQIPDNIKHIELQCFCKVIVAQKLSETLVESMPFTYKHPPVLITRRTPTKTHTKQLSSSGNVSAAQSISSLNLLEISASSPSYVPSGSSFSVRANLYNPLDFSIDLLIRIPLYCYDDCLTNKEHSTSKSEEKSSELLKYPNGHTISPGIIALSTKLYTGSIFPKCEKDFDLHFLAYKPGSYDLSSISIEDVNHVVHKPRKLSKELQIIVT